DNA sequence from the Juglans microcarpa x Juglans regia isolate MS1-56 chromosome 5S, Jm3101_v1.0, whole genome shotgun sequence genome:
ATATAGCATGCTTTTTTTGGTTTACCTAGGTCGCATAACGATATCAGCTTACTTGATCGATCTTCTATTTTTGCTGCGTTGGCTGAAGGTCGTGCTCCTCTGTGcaattacacaatcaatggTCATGAATATACATTGGGATATTATCTTACAAATGGTATATATCCTTCGTGGGCAACATTAGTGAAAACAATTCCATCTCCTCAgggaaataagaaaaaacactTTGCTGCTTGCCAAGAGTCTACAAGGAAAGATGTGGAGCGTGCATTCGGAGTACTCCAAGGCAGATTTGCAATTGTACATAGACCTGCGAGGTTTTTTCGTCCTGAAGTACTAAAAGACATTCTATACGCATGCATTATCTTACATAATATGATCGTTGAAGAAGAGTGTCATCTATATCTCAGGGCTGAGCAATTCATTTATGAACAGACGGAAGAGACTCCAAATGAGCCAATTTTGCATGATAATATACTTGAATTCATGGAGTTCATTGCACAATATCATCGAATTAGAGATAGAGGCACTCATAGTCAACTCCAGGCCGACCTTATCGATCATATATGGAATATTCATGGCCGTACCTAATTTGGATTTCTGTTTCTAATTTGTAATTTAGAATTTGGAATTCATGTAATTTGTAATTCTC
Encoded proteins:
- the LOC121267187 gene encoding uncharacterized protein LOC121267187; amino-acid sequence: MTAVIRMLAYGVTADLTDKYIRIGESTARQSMKKFVKAIVSIFGGEYLISPNSSDIVRLLDADKDVDSQHAFFGLPRSHNDISLLDRSSIFAALAEGRAPLCNYTINGHEYTLGYYLTNGIYPSWATLVKTIPSPQGNKKKHFAACQESTRKDVERAFGVLQGRFAIVHRPARFFRPEVLKDILYACIILHNMIVEEECHLYLRAEQFIYEQTEETPNEPILHDNILEFMEFIAQYHRIRDRGTHSQLQADLIDHIWNIHGRT